Proteins from a genomic interval of Sphingobacterium lactis:
- a CDS encoding sensor histidine kinase: protein MNKRPIIYILSFLLLFTVLVGMQVYFLVNSYALKQKEIVETVRVKLKNLEDDVDKFDDSYYMKNKSYVELFAALDENKINEDSVRRFYNDRSDTVSRKLKKYVDSLFMDLGYQVGVKKELTSIYSNTKNRNLLNKNITIYESSEVKGLENSLTSGTWEMSYSKSTSEKERINEQVNEDKKIISYGFLVSRKTTFIIANLYWILFSELLLFVVASFLILIAILYIFYITYKNLLKQKKQVLVLHDMVDNVSHEMRTPISTMKLASINLQKRHSDSNFSILDRQILRLEKLLQPLTDPDVTTEKSDYGLNDINHLLSDLQTTELNGQVNLLSFPQQTIQVNKVLFETIISNLITNSFKYGATQVSLAVDFIDDMLNVKVVDNGQGIDADELPYIFEKFYRVQRDNVHNTKGLGLGLNIVKRVVDQFNGDIKVKSQINLGSEFLIVLPYGK, encoded by the coding sequence ATGAACAAAAGGCCAATTATATATATCCTGTCATTTTTGCTACTCTTTACAGTATTGGTCGGTATGCAGGTTTATTTTCTGGTCAATAGTTATGCATTGAAGCAAAAGGAGATTGTCGAGACTGTTCGTGTAAAATTAAAGAACTTAGAAGATGACGTAGATAAATTCGATGATTCTTATTACATGAAGAACAAAAGCTATGTAGAATTATTTGCTGCATTAGATGAAAATAAAATCAATGAGGATAGTGTTCGAAGATTTTACAATGATCGTTCAGATACGGTATCTAGGAAATTAAAAAAATATGTAGATAGCTTATTCATGGACCTTGGCTATCAAGTTGGGGTGAAAAAAGAGTTAACCTCAATATATTCTAATACTAAAAATCGAAATCTTCTTAATAAGAACATCACAATTTATGAATCTTCAGAAGTTAAAGGGCTGGAAAATTCTCTAACTAGTGGTACCTGGGAAATGTCCTATTCCAAGTCAACTTCAGAAAAAGAAAGGATAAATGAACAGGTTAACGAAGATAAAAAAATCATAAGCTATGGTTTTTTGGTTTCAAGAAAAACTACTTTTATCATAGCTAACTTGTATTGGATTTTATTTAGTGAATTATTGTTGTTTGTTGTAGCTTCCTTCCTAATTCTTATAGCCATTCTTTATATATTCTATATAACTTATAAAAATCTTCTTAAACAGAAGAAACAGGTTTTGGTTCTCCATGATATGGTAGACAATGTCTCGCATGAAATGAGAACACCTATCTCTACTATGAAGTTAGCATCAATTAATTTGCAGAAAAGACATAGTGATAGTAATTTCTCCATTTTAGACCGTCAGATACTTCGATTGGAGAAATTATTACAACCACTAACTGATCCTGATGTAACAACCGAAAAAAGTGATTATGGTTTAAATGACATCAACCACTTATTATCCGATTTGCAGACAACTGAATTAAACGGGCAAGTAAATCTATTATCTTTTCCTCAACAGACAATTCAAGTTAATAAGGTTTTATTTGAAACCATCATTAGTAATTTGATAACAAACAGTTTCAAATATGGAGCGACTCAGGTAAGTCTTGCGGTTGATTTTATTGATGATATGTTAAATGTCAAGGTTGTAGATAATGGACAGGGAATTGATGCCGATGAATTGCCATATATTTTTGAGAAATTTTATCGTGTACAAAGGGACAATGTCCATAATACTAAAGGTCTTGGATTAGGACTAAACATCGTGAAAAGGGTGGTAGATCAATTCAATGGAGATATCAAAGTAAAGAGCCAAATTAATCTAGGTTCAGAATTCTTAATTGTTTTGCCGTATGGAAAATAA
- a CDS encoding outer membrane beta-barrel family protein, which produces MMRFVLMLLLFPLSLGAQEIMLNGRVFSELQKPINSATITFKDIQTKQPLTSAVSNNDGTFKATFKAHDSLILEVSHLSFENYTEVLSPNSIDSLLIQLYAKGNQLEEVSVIGKKPLITRKIDRLVFNVENSNITSLNSWEILKKTPLVSVHGSTISVRGNSNVKILINEKPVMLSGEELKALLESNNGTDIESIEVITNPPAKYEASGSSVINIKMKKTNLYGYKGVLTARHTQSDFAKELIGISNFFRSEKWNIKATYNFISGTYARYGTDFIYYPKDETEWKTELNRVDHAKKQNSYSIGADYSIDSTITLSFGIDGYYDPKTYGYYNVPTNISNNSGTVISRYQTLNDHIRTNKNNNFYTQLSKVWSENKKLDWTNYASFSNSTHWQDIQTHLNFLNEPKDTSHFSTDNINKIQMYASQMDLSNSWKGVGLEYGAKYSFVKTQSDLQFQEMGNGTMQHIPEKSNLFNYKEHNISAYASGSYSYKRWQWKVGLRAEQTLLNGTVEPSLDINKQNYLEFFPTFYMQYNLEKAGQIGFSYGKRISRPSYTWLNPAKSFYNLFSYFQGDPRLRATLGHNLSLNYTIKNWNIDLFYQYEKWPNMEISFQNNETNELVYKYTNIRKRELGGLSINKNFLLYKSWQLQTDLTGYFHENQFIGMDQQLYFNNVFFFNSRINTSLVIDPKSKWNLEVGYNFYSPSIQGPFTISSFSSTYLTTSRKFFKERLELGLSFMDIFKDEGTTIRTRYADQNNYFLDYADACRIVGTLKYSFGNQTLKNGKSVKQAEERGRF; this is translated from the coding sequence ATGATGAGATTCGTTTTAATGCTACTATTATTTCCTCTATCACTGGGTGCTCAAGAGATAATGCTCAATGGTCGTGTGTTTTCTGAACTACAAAAGCCGATCAATTCGGCTACCATCACTTTTAAAGATATCCAGACAAAACAACCCCTAACATCTGCAGTTTCTAACAATGATGGAACCTTTAAAGCAACTTTCAAAGCTCATGACAGTTTGATATTGGAAGTTTCGCATTTAAGCTTTGAAAATTACACTGAGGTCCTATCCCCAAATTCTATCGATAGTTTGCTGATTCAACTGTATGCTAAAGGTAATCAGTTAGAGGAAGTTTCTGTCATTGGCAAAAAACCATTAATAACCCGCAAGATTGATAGATTGGTTTTTAATGTCGAGAATAGCAATATTACTTCACTTAACAGCTGGGAAATACTTAAGAAAACTCCATTGGTCAGTGTTCATGGTTCAACAATAAGTGTAAGAGGTAATTCCAATGTTAAAATACTTATTAATGAAAAACCTGTGATGCTGAGTGGTGAAGAGCTAAAGGCATTATTGGAAAGTAACAACGGAACTGATATCGAAAGTATTGAGGTTATTACAAATCCGCCCGCAAAATATGAAGCATCTGGTTCTTCAGTCATTAATATTAAAATGAAGAAGACTAATTTATATGGCTATAAAGGTGTTCTCACAGCAAGACACACGCAAAGCGACTTTGCAAAAGAATTAATTGGGATCAGTAATTTCTTTAGGTCTGAAAAATGGAACATCAAGGCTACCTACAATTTCATCAGTGGAACATATGCCCGATACGGGACCGATTTTATTTATTATCCAAAGGACGAAACGGAATGGAAAACAGAATTGAACAGGGTAGACCACGCAAAGAAACAAAACAGCTATTCAATTGGGGCCGACTACTCAATCGATAGTACAATAACCCTTTCTTTTGGAATCGATGGATATTATGACCCTAAAACTTATGGATATTATAATGTACCAACTAATATTTCAAACAATAGTGGAACTGTGATTTCTAGATATCAAACGCTCAATGACCATATCCGAACTAATAAGAATAATAATTTCTATACCCAATTAAGTAAAGTATGGTCAGAAAACAAAAAGCTGGATTGGACAAACTATGCCTCCTTCAGCAACAGTACTCATTGGCAAGATATACAGACCCATCTCAACTTTTTAAATGAGCCAAAGGACACATCTCATTTTAGTACTGATAATATAAATAAAATCCAGATGTATGCAAGCCAAATGGACCTATCAAATTCATGGAAAGGGGTTGGTTTGGAGTATGGTGCGAAATACAGCTTCGTTAAGACCCAAAGTGATTTGCAATTCCAAGAAATGGGTAATGGAACTATGCAACATATACCTGAAAAAAGCAATCTCTTCAATTATAAAGAACATAATATATCAGCCTATGCATCAGGTAGCTATTCTTATAAAAGATGGCAGTGGAAAGTAGGATTGCGAGCTGAACAAACTTTGTTAAATGGTACTGTTGAACCAAGCCTGGATATTAATAAACAAAATTATCTAGAATTTTTTCCTACTTTCTACATGCAATATAATCTTGAAAAAGCCGGGCAGATAGGTTTTTCATATGGAAAGCGGATCAGCAGACCTTCATACACTTGGTTGAACCCTGCAAAGTCATTTTACAACCTTTTCTCCTATTTTCAGGGAGACCCCAGACTTCGAGCAACCCTTGGCCATAATCTCAGCTTGAATTACACCATAAAGAATTGGAATATCGACCTTTTCTATCAATATGAAAAATGGCCAAATATGGAAATTTCATTTCAAAACAACGAGACAAATGAGCTGGTCTATAAATATACCAATATCCGAAAAAGAGAGTTGGGTGGTCTGAGTATAAACAAGAATTTTTTGCTCTACAAATCTTGGCAACTTCAGACGGATCTAACCGGTTATTTCCATGAAAACCAATTCATTGGAATGGATCAACAATTATACTTTAATAATGTATTCTTTTTTAACAGTCGAATTAATACGAGTCTGGTTATTGACCCGAAATCTAAGTGGAATTTGGAGGTTGGATATAACTTCTACTCTCCTTCTATCCAAGGTCCATTCACGATATCATCTTTTTCCAGTACGTATTTAACAACATCAAGAAAATTCTTCAAGGAACGGTTAGAGCTCGGTCTTTCCTTTATGGACATTTTTAAAGATGAAGGGACCACTATCAGAACGCGTTACGCCGATCAAAACAATTACTTTTTAGATTATGCTGATGCATGTAGAATTGTCGGAACCCTTAAATATTCCTTCGGGAACCAGACTTTGAAAAATGGAAAGTCAGTGAAACAGGCAGAAGAAAGAGGAAGGTTTTGA
- a CDS encoding DUF2723 domain-containing protein, with product MNYNKINNLLGWAVGIIATLTYILTLEKTTSWWDTGEFIASAYKLQIVHQPGAPLFLMIQNLFSNFAMGDNTRIAYWMNIGSAVCSGLTITFLFWTITALARKAYLHLNKEEVLNQANLIKIMGAGVVGALAYTFSDTFWFSAVESEVYAMSSLCTAVVFWAILKWEARADEPGADRWLLLIAYVMGLSIGVHLLNLLVIPAIALVIYFRKAKQVTGMGVAKALLLGVVVLGFVLWGVIQYVIKFAAFSDLFFVNSLGMPFGSGVTFFALLLVGLLVFGLWYSHKNLKYILNISLLSLVLILFGYSSFSMILIRAKADPTLNNSDPDNAFTFLSYLNREQYGDEPLMKGRYFDAQPTEIFNTGNVYRKDGNKYVVAKQKFDYKWSRTTLFPRIYSDKHSGYYRDFLNLGPTEEPTMVDNLKFFFGYQIGEMYSRYFMWNFVGRQNDHQGPGSFSEGNWISGIKPIDNIRLGGQYALPESEKNNAGRNTYFFLPLILGILGAIWHFNKQQRGAAVVALLFFFTGLAIVLYLNQTPMQPRERDYAYAGSFYAFCIWIGFGVIWLADLIGKKVNTKNAAIGATAVATLAGPVLMASQNWDDHDRSEKFLARDMAKNYLESCAPNAILFSYGDNDTYPLWYVQEVEGFRTDVRVVNLSLLSSDWYMRQMMQKVNDADALPINIDPEKVKDGVRDVIYYNDLNIPGHVDVEDLLTIMLSDDQQYKVQLQSGDWANILPTKKMQYKVDKQAVLANNVVPKGWESTIVDTMQWTFPGGIISRADLSIMAILANNNWKRPVYFTTTTPEENFIGLGKYMISEGFAMRLMPVDTGAEGADGSLVLDAEGTYNNIINKFQWGNIAHAKYLDPDSYRYISMYAGTIFGETAQKLIFQGKQDMAKKLVNNAYENLPKKVYLMSEAFSYASLIDAMYKVGEVQKANEIAKRNLTFIRENMAYYMNIAETKPNLETRNMRFGLAAIQNYQRILEAAQQKELLNEVNKIYEVYRPLYEAAQN from the coding sequence ATGAACTATAACAAAATCAATAATCTGTTGGGATGGGCGGTAGGAATCATCGCTACCTTGACATACATATTGACACTAGAAAAGACAACGAGTTGGTGGGATACCGGTGAGTTTATTGCATCGGCGTATAAATTGCAGATCGTGCATCAACCTGGAGCACCATTATTCTTGATGATCCAGAACCTGTTCTCGAATTTTGCGATGGGTGATAACACGCGGATTGCCTACTGGATGAACATCGGATCTGCAGTATGTAGTGGATTGACCATTACCTTCCTCTTCTGGACGATCACTGCTTTGGCGAGAAAAGCCTACCTGCACTTGAATAAAGAAGAAGTCCTCAACCAGGCCAACCTGATCAAGATCATGGGTGCTGGCGTTGTCGGAGCTTTAGCCTATACCTTTTCCGATACATTCTGGTTTTCAGCGGTGGAGTCCGAGGTATATGCGATGTCTTCCCTGTGTACAGCAGTTGTATTCTGGGCCATCCTGAAATGGGAAGCACGTGCCGATGAGCCTGGTGCCGACCGTTGGTTATTATTGATTGCGTATGTGATGGGACTTTCCATTGGGGTTCACCTCTTGAACCTTTTGGTTATTCCGGCAATTGCCTTGGTGATCTACTTCCGCAAAGCGAAGCAGGTGACCGGTATGGGGGTTGCCAAAGCCTTACTCTTGGGGGTTGTCGTCCTGGGTTTTGTGCTGTGGGGCGTTATCCAGTATGTTATTAAGTTTGCCGCATTCTCCGACCTGTTTTTCGTGAACAGCCTGGGTATGCCATTCGGATCCGGCGTGACTTTCTTTGCGCTGTTGTTGGTTGGTCTATTGGTATTCGGTCTGTGGTATTCCCACAAGAACCTGAAATATATATTGAACATTTCCCTGTTAAGTTTGGTGTTGATCCTTTTCGGATACAGTTCATTTTCCATGATCCTGATCCGTGCAAAAGCAGATCCAACCTTGAATAACAGTGATCCTGACAATGCCTTTACGTTCTTGAGTTACCTGAACCGGGAGCAGTATGGTGATGAGCCGTTGATGAAAGGTCGTTATTTCGATGCGCAGCCAACGGAAATCTTCAACACGGGCAATGTGTACCGTAAGGACGGTAATAAATATGTCGTTGCCAAACAGAAATTCGATTATAAATGGAGCCGGACAACCTTGTTTCCGCGTATCTATTCCGATAAACATTCCGGTTACTACCGTGATTTCTTGAACCTTGGACCAACGGAAGAACCTACCATGGTGGATAACCTGAAGTTCTTCTTCGGTTATCAGATCGGGGAGATGTACAGCCGTTATTTCATGTGGAACTTTGTGGGTCGCCAGAACGATCATCAAGGGCCGGGATCCTTCTCCGAAGGAAACTGGATCTCCGGGATCAAACCTATCGACAACATTCGATTGGGCGGTCAATACGCCCTTCCGGAATCCGAGAAAAACAATGCCGGTCGAAATACCTATTTCTTCCTGCCGCTGATCTTGGGGATCCTGGGTGCCATTTGGCACTTCAATAAGCAGCAAAGAGGAGCAGCCGTTGTTGCCCTATTGTTCTTCTTTACGGGATTGGCCATCGTGCTATACCTGAACCAAACACCAATGCAGCCACGTGAGCGTGATTATGCCTATGCAGGATCGTTCTATGCATTCTGTATCTGGATCGGTTTCGGCGTGATTTGGCTTGCCGACCTGATCGGTAAAAAGGTGAATACCAAGAACGCTGCAATCGGCGCAACTGCCGTAGCGACCTTGGCCGGACCGGTATTAATGGCTAGCCAGAACTGGGATGACCACGACCGCTCGGAGAAATTCCTTGCCCGGGATATGGCAAAGAATTACCTAGAATCCTGTGCACCGAATGCAATCCTCTTCTCCTACGGAGATAATGATACCTACCCGCTATGGTATGTTCAGGAAGTCGAAGGCTTCCGTACGGACGTTCGCGTCGTCAACCTTAGTTTATTGAGCTCCGATTGGTACATGCGTCAGATGATGCAGAAAGTGAATGACGCTGATGCGTTGCCGATCAACATCGATCCGGAAAAAGTAAAGGATGGTGTCCGTGATGTCATCTATTACAACGATCTGAATATCCCGGGACACGTGGATGTGGAAGACCTATTGACGATCATGCTTTCCGATGATCAGCAATATAAGGTGCAACTGCAGAGTGGCGACTGGGCCAATATCCTGCCGACCAAGAAAATGCAATATAAAGTGGACAAACAAGCTGTCCTAGCAAATAATGTGGTACCTAAAGGATGGGAATCAACCATCGTCGATACCATGCAATGGACATTCCCGGGCGGTATCATCAGCCGTGCGGACCTTTCCATCATGGCGATCTTGGCGAACAACAACTGGAAACGTCCGGTTTACTTCACGACGACCACACCTGAGGAAAACTTTATCGGCCTTGGAAAATACATGATCTCCGAAGGTTTTGCCATGCGCCTGATGCCGGTGGATACCGGTGCTGAAGGGGCAGATGGCAGCTTGGTGCTGGATGCCGAAGGTACCTATAACAACATCATCAATAAGTTCCAATGGGGTAATATCGCTCATGCGAAATACCTGGATCCGGATTCCTACCGCTACATCAGTATGTACGCAGGAACCATCTTCGGTGAGACCGCGCAGAAACTGATCTTCCAAGGGAAACAGGATATGGCGAAGAAATTGGTGAACAATGCCTACGAAAACCTACCGAAGAAAGTGTACCTGATGTCTGAAGCATTTTCGTATGCTTCCCTGATCGATGCCATGTATAAAGTAGGGGAAGTGCAGAAAGCCAACGAGATTGCAAAACGCAATTTGACGTTCATCCGTGAGAATATGGCCTACTACATGAACATTGCCGAAACCAAGCCGAATTTGGAAACACGCAACATGCGCTTTGGTTTGGCAGCCATTCAGAATTACCAGCGTATCCTGGAGGCCGCACAGCAGAAAGAGCTGTTGAATGAGGTCAACAAGATCTATGAGGTGTACAGACCATTGTACGAAGCCGCACAGAACTAA
- the pyrR gene encoding bifunctional pyr operon transcriptional regulator/uracil phosphoribosyltransferase PyrR translates to MKQSILLDGPKFQITLKRLSQQLIENHGDFSNAVIIGIQPRGTYLAQRLAEEIKEMTGAVVPVGILDITFYRDDFRMKGASPLAANSTVIDFIIEGKDVILVDDVLWTGRTIRSAMDAIQAFGRANRIELMVLVDRRFSRQIPIQPDYIGIQVDSIDSQKVIVSWKEVDENDSIVLITEKK, encoded by the coding sequence ATGAAACAATCGATATTATTAGATGGACCGAAGTTTCAGATTACGCTCAAGCGATTGTCTCAACAATTAATTGAGAACCATGGGGATTTCTCAAATGCCGTAATCATTGGAATTCAACCGCGCGGGACCTATTTAGCACAACGTTTAGCAGAAGAGATCAAGGAAATGACCGGAGCCGTGGTGCCCGTTGGCATCCTGGATATTACCTTTTACCGGGATGACTTCCGGATGAAGGGGGCCAGCCCATTGGCAGCCAACAGTACCGTGATCGACTTTATCATTGAAGGAAAGGATGTCATCCTGGTGGATGACGTACTGTGGACCGGAAGGACTATCCGTTCGGCCATGGATGCTATTCAGGCGTTCGGCCGTGCAAACCGCATTGAATTGATGGTATTGGTGGATCGCCGCTTCTCGCGCCAGATCCCGATCCAACCCGATTATATCGGTATCCAAGTGGATTCTATAGATTCGCAAAAAGTAATTGTGAGCTGGAAAGAGGTGGATGAAAACGATAGTATCGTGCTGATCACCGAGAAGAAATAG
- a CDS encoding aspartate carbamoyltransferase catalytic subunit — MSTTEQLSTRHLLGIKDLNSNDIQLILDTAANFKEVLNRPIKKVPSLRDITIANVFFENSTRTRLSFELAEKRLSADIVNFAASSSSVSKGETLIDTVNNILAMKVDMIVMRHPYAGAGVFLSRHVDAQIVNAGDGAHEHPTQALLDSFSIRERLGDVAGKKVAIIGDILHSRVALSNILCLQKQGAEVMVCGPTTLIPKYITSLGVKVEHDLMKALNWCDVANMLRIQLERQDIAYFPSLREYSMLYGLNKQILDSLDKEIVIMHPGPINRGVEITSDVADSSHSIILDQVENGVAVRMAVLYLLAGKRG, encoded by the coding sequence ATGTCAACAACCGAACAACTGAGTACCCGCCATTTATTGGGTATAAAAGATCTGAATAGCAACGATATCCAATTGATCCTGGATACCGCCGCCAACTTTAAGGAAGTCCTGAACAGACCGATCAAGAAGGTTCCATCCCTGCGTGATATTACCATTGCGAATGTGTTCTTCGAGAACTCCACGCGGACAAGACTGTCCTTCGAGCTGGCAGAAAAGCGCCTCTCTGCGGACATCGTGAACTTTGCAGCTTCATCATCTTCCGTGAGCAAGGGCGAGACCCTGATCGACACGGTAAACAATATCCTGGCGATGAAGGTGGATATGATCGTTATGCGCCACCCCTATGCGGGCGCCGGCGTATTTCTGAGCCGCCATGTGGATGCCCAGATCGTCAATGCTGGAGATGGTGCACATGAGCACCCGACACAGGCCCTTCTGGATTCTTTTTCCATTCGCGAGCGATTGGGCGATGTGGCTGGAAAGAAGGTCGCTATCATCGGTGATATCCTGCATTCCCGTGTTGCACTGTCCAATATCCTATGCCTACAGAAGCAGGGTGCGGAAGTGATGGTGTGCGGACCAACGACGCTTATCCCTAAATATATTACCTCACTTGGTGTGAAGGTGGAGCACGATCTGATGAAAGCCCTGAATTGGTGTGATGTCGCGAATATGCTGCGCATCCAATTGGAGCGTCAGGACATTGCTTATTTCCCTTCCCTTCGGGAATACTCCATGTTGTATGGATTGAATAAGCAGATCTTGGATTCCTTGGATAAGGAAATCGTCATCATGCACCCCGGACCGATCAATAGAGGGGTGGAGATCACCTCCGATGTTGCGGATAGCAGCCATTCCATTATCCTGGACCAGGTTGAAAATGGGGTTGCCGTGCGTATGGCAGTGCTCTACCTCTTGGCTGGAAAAAGAGGATAG